The following are from one region of the Rhodopirellula sp. P2 genome:
- the rpsL gene encoding 30S ribosomal protein S12: MPTINQLVRKNRKQKKSQSKSPVLEKCPQKQGVCLQVRTMTPKKPNSALRKITRVRLSNGKEVTVYIPGEGHNLQEHSIVLVRGGRVRDLPGVRYQVVRGSRDALGVEGRKQSRSRYGAKK; the protein is encoded by the coding sequence ATGCCAACCATCAATCAACTCGTCCGTAAAAACCGGAAGCAGAAAAAGAGCCAGAGCAAGTCGCCGGTTCTTGAGAAATGCCCTCAAAAACAGGGTGTTTGCCTGCAAGTTCGGACCATGACCCCCAAGAAGCCAAACTCGGCTCTGCGGAAGATCACCCGGGTTCGATTGAGCAACGGCAAAGAAGTCACGGTTTACATCCCCGGCGAAGGCCACAACCTGCAAGAGCACTCGATTGTGCTCGTTCGCGGTGGTCGTGTTCGCGATTTGCCCGGTGTTCGTTACCAAGTCGTCCGCGGTTCACGCGATGCACTGGGTGTCGAAGGTCGCAAGCAATCCCGCAGCCGTTACGGAGCCAAGAAGTAA
- a CDS encoding serine/threonine protein kinase, with protein MIATSTDCLTLEDLSRLIDGQLSTDEFDSASKHVDECEQCQSRIPDKWDALSSVAKAGTEEDSVLAESACQFAVARLMAAHIAAPQASADLPIDQIGPYEILGQLGQGGMGMVCLARHNRLKRQCAIKLLPPHRVMEPGWLDRFDREMTTIAALEHPGIVRATDAGTHSGWHYLVMEHLDGMDVGKVAHRLGSLPVADACEIARQSAVALMHVHETGLIHRDVKPSNLMLTRDGTVKLLDLGLVLAGDDPLATDDRLTTVGHLMGTLPAMSPEQLIDSRKVQPASDIYSLGATLYRLISGRWPHANEGGLAARVLAITSESNRSTPPPLSSLEPSVESELQTFVGQMMHRQPDQRPSGSIVAERLATWSSDANLKALLQRAEATPVSDAPITPSLPLATNPASPPPGGGKHNWTAWLGPLGWFAAALLLATVVIQIKTDKGLVTVTTDGKDTQIAVEEDDGPLPTATLQNRFREDSKLDLANTNRDIVYEGKNLDAWLETLASEKEIGAIGRAMRAVERLSRGTSRRAEAAKATLDLTDEYGTWHVAAPVAHGGFMGGGFSSSPPIDRQFMGHLQESYPHYFPIPGLQTIGLKLAEVNEKARIASLLQLRNFVMDLNFDKSSSPRRMSAEAFFASRSRTSEGRNETKTLLQQIGSASAGLKSVAMEATATSTPHPRSLSEEANIARETAWAIAVRIVQESGPQISPPAWIADYVEEQVDEAVTKYKRRKIDPETKQTKWDYTNPNAEFEGMGFESQMITTPNPPEWLLSNDLLLAAIEMRKEGRLKLPIPFAAETLTHPHFTHFNWFSQRGSTLNGVLQTLTEIDPKTPSLIAFHLDRSFQEMDRQYQASQNAEWLRQLTYFQQRLNEGLASVYTTHVDHPKQAHDRLERLVNSLPKQSMYQQSTDDDKTFWLSMLDDLKQRSESDAAPE; from the coding sequence ATGATTGCCACCAGCACCGATTGCCTGACCCTCGAAGACTTGAGCCGCTTGATCGACGGACAACTGTCCACTGACGAGTTCGATTCCGCATCCAAGCACGTCGATGAGTGCGAACAATGCCAGTCACGCATCCCAGACAAATGGGACGCGTTGTCTTCGGTTGCCAAAGCTGGAACGGAGGAAGACTCCGTGCTGGCGGAATCCGCCTGCCAATTCGCGGTCGCGCGTTTGATGGCCGCCCACATCGCCGCCCCGCAAGCCTCCGCCGATCTGCCCATCGACCAAATCGGTCCCTACGAGATTTTGGGGCAACTCGGGCAAGGCGGCATGGGGATGGTGTGCTTGGCTCGCCACAATCGACTGAAACGGCAGTGCGCGATCAAGTTGCTGCCGCCTCACCGAGTGATGGAACCCGGTTGGCTGGATCGCTTCGACCGAGAAATGACAACCATCGCGGCACTCGAACATCCGGGAATTGTACGTGCCACCGATGCGGGCACTCATTCCGGATGGCACTACTTGGTGATGGAACACTTGGACGGAATGGATGTCGGCAAGGTCGCCCATCGACTGGGATCACTGCCGGTCGCGGACGCCTGCGAGATCGCTCGCCAGTCCGCCGTGGCACTGATGCATGTGCATGAAACGGGATTGATCCACCGTGACGTGAAGCCATCGAACTTGATGCTCACGCGAGACGGGACTGTCAAACTGTTGGACCTGGGTTTGGTCCTGGCGGGCGACGATCCGCTGGCCACGGACGACCGACTGACCACCGTGGGACACCTGATGGGCACCTTGCCCGCGATGTCGCCCGAACAGTTGATCGACAGCCGAAAAGTCCAACCGGCGTCGGACATCTATTCGCTCGGCGCAACCCTGTACCGACTCATTTCAGGTCGTTGGCCGCATGCCAACGAAGGCGGTCTGGCGGCACGCGTGTTGGCGATCACGAGCGAGTCCAATCGATCGACTCCGCCTCCGCTGAGCAGTTTGGAACCGTCGGTCGAATCGGAACTGCAAACGTTCGTCGGTCAGATGATGCACCGGCAACCCGACCAGCGTCCCAGCGGATCGATCGTCGCCGAGCGACTGGCGACCTGGTCCAGCGATGCCAACCTAAAAGCCTTGCTCCAGCGAGCAGAAGCGACCCCGGTGTCCGACGCACCGATCACACCATCGCTCCCACTGGCAACGAATCCCGCTTCACCACCACCGGGTGGCGGCAAGCACAACTGGACCGCGTGGCTGGGCCCACTGGGTTGGTTCGCAGCAGCCCTCTTGCTCGCAACGGTCGTGATTCAGATCAAAACCGACAAGGGTTTGGTGACGGTGACCACCGACGGCAAAGACACCCAGATTGCGGTGGAGGAGGACGACGGCCCACTCCCCACTGCGACGCTTCAAAATAGATTCCGCGAGGATTCTAAATTGGACTTGGCAAATACGAACCGCGACATCGTTTACGAAGGAAAGAATCTCGACGCATGGCTTGAGACACTTGCAAGCGAAAAAGAAATAGGAGCGATCGGTCGAGCCATGCGAGCCGTGGAACGACTTTCTCGTGGCACATCAAGACGTGCTGAAGCGGCAAAAGCAACACTCGATCTCACCGATGAATACGGAACGTGGCACGTCGCCGCTCCGGTCGCACACGGCGGATTCATGGGTGGCGGCTTCAGTAGCTCCCCTCCAATTGACCGACAATTCATGGGACATCTCCAGGAGTCGTACCCGCACTATTTCCCGATTCCCGGACTACAAACGATCGGCCTGAAGCTGGCCGAAGTCAACGAGAAAGCTAGGATCGCGAGCCTCCTGCAACTCAGAAACTTTGTGATGGATTTGAACTTTGACAAGAGCTCGTCACCCAGACGGATGTCGGCTGAAGCATTTTTCGCATCAAGAAGCAGAACCTCTGAAGGAAGAAATGAAACCAAAACTCTCCTTCAGCAGATTGGATCAGCGTCCGCTGGCTTAAAATCTGTTGCCATGGAAGCAACAGCCACATCCACCCCTCACCCGCGAAGCCTATCAGAGGAAGCTAATATCGCTCGTGAAACGGCCTGGGCAATTGCTGTTCGAATCGTCCAGGAATCGGGCCCACAGATATCCCCTCCAGCATGGATCGCCGACTACGTCGAAGAGCAGGTCGATGAAGCGGTTACCAAGTACAAACGAAGAAAGATCGATCCCGAGACAAAACAGACCAAATGGGACTACACCAATCCTAATGCTGAATTCGAAGGAATGGGATTCGAATCTCAAATGATCACCACCCCAAATCCTCCCGAATGGCTATTGTCGAACGATCTGCTCCTCGCAGCAATCGAAATGCGAAAGGAAGGTCGACTCAAGTTGCCCATTCCGTTCGCCGCGGAAACCCTGACCCATCCGCATTTCACGCATTTCAACTGGTTTTCGCAAAGAGGATCGACGCTCAACGGCGTGCTCCAAACGTTGACAGAAATCGATCCAAAAACTCCTTCCCTGATCGCATTTCATCTCGATCGAAGCTTCCAAGAAATGGATCGGCAATACCAAGCCAGCCAGAACGCCGAATGGCTTCGCCAGCTGACCTATTTCCAGCAGCGTCTCAACGAAGGCTTGGCATCCGTCTACACCACTCACGTCGATCACCCCAAACAGGCCCACGATCGACTCGAACGCCTGGTCAATTCACTGCCCAAACAGTCAATGTACCAACAATCAACCGACGACGACAAAACCTTCTGGCTCTCCATGCTGGACGACCTCAAACAGCGATCCGAAAGCGACGCTGCACCAGAGTAG
- a CDS encoding enoyl-CoA hydratase/isomerase family protein, with amino-acid sequence MQHLDVRIHNNVATVLMDRPEKHGALSPGLLFDLNEALGDVHQEKRVRAVVLSSRGDHFCSGVDLQVFQQIADLPESERMQQWFEYWRAVSETCEKMLRFPKPIIAAVDGAAIGAGFALMLASDLCVASKRATFAADAARRGLVGGVTTALLSFRVGAAAAARLTLAGETIDANEAQRLNLLCQSPVASDQVWVVASEWAARCSEGPSEAVQASKRLLNESVGEALLTQISAAAADSASACTTESAAEGVAAFLEKRKPSWP; translated from the coding sequence ATGCAACATCTGGATGTTCGAATTCACAACAACGTGGCAACCGTGTTGATGGATCGGCCGGAAAAGCACGGCGCTCTCAGCCCCGGGTTGCTGTTTGATCTCAATGAAGCTCTTGGCGATGTGCATCAAGAAAAGCGTGTTCGTGCGGTCGTGCTGTCCTCGCGAGGCGATCACTTTTGCTCCGGAGTTGACCTGCAAGTGTTCCAGCAGATTGCGGATTTGCCCGAATCCGAGCGGATGCAGCAATGGTTTGAATACTGGCGCGCGGTTTCCGAGACCTGCGAGAAGATGCTGCGATTTCCCAAGCCGATCATCGCAGCGGTGGACGGCGCCGCGATTGGGGCTGGTTTCGCCCTGATGCTGGCGTCGGACCTGTGCGTGGCCAGCAAGCGAGCGACCTTCGCTGCCGACGCGGCTCGCCGTGGCTTGGTCGGTGGCGTGACGACCGCGTTGTTGTCGTTTCGAGTGGGCGCGGCCGCCGCTGCCAGGCTGACTTTGGCCGGAGAAACGATCGATGCCAACGAAGCTCAACGTTTGAACTTGTTGTGCCAATCGCCGGTGGCGTCGGACCAGGTTTGGGTGGTGGCCAGCGAGTGGGCGGCTCGCTGCAGCGAAGGTCCCTCGGAAGCCGTTCAGGCGTCCAAGCGATTGCTCAATGAAAGCGTTGGCGAAGCGTTGCTGACTCAGATCTCGGCCGCGGCCGCGGACAGTGCGTCCGCTTGCACGACAGAATCCGCCGCCGAAGGTGTCGCCGCGTTCCTGGAAAAACGCAAGCCAAGCTGGCCATAG
- a CDS encoding transposase: protein MPAEVVQRWQRELEDWLRTRGLPIGLAQSTVTRHLMNHEDMIARLAPSQRSEFQKRSDQIFHRSLDACHGACVFRAPEIAKIVGDALLFHMGTKYELDRLVVMPNHVHAIVQFYPESDLSVASQSWMRYTARQINQALGTSGPFWQPEPFDHIIRSPEQFHYLQQYILDNPAKAKLRPGEFLYWERAVSNPPE, encoded by the coding sequence ATGCCAGCCGAAGTGGTTCAACGTTGGCAGCGTGAACTCGAAGACTGGTTGCGGACACGTGGACTGCCGATCGGCCTTGCCCAATCAACCGTCACTCGTCATCTGATGAATCACGAAGACATGATTGCGAGGCTTGCCCCCAGTCAACGCAGCGAATTCCAAAAACGATCCGACCAAATATTCCATCGATCACTCGACGCCTGCCATGGAGCCTGCGTCTTTCGCGCCCCAGAAATCGCCAAGATTGTGGGCGACGCGTTGCTGTTCCACATGGGAACCAAGTATGAACTGGATCGATTGGTGGTGATGCCAAATCATGTCCATGCCATCGTGCAGTTCTATCCAGAATCAGACCTCAGTGTCGCCAGCCAAAGCTGGATGCGATACACAGCTCGCCAAATCAACCAAGCCTTGGGGACCTCCGGTCCATTTTGGCAACCGGAACCCTTCGATCACATCATCCGCAGCCCAGAACAGTTTCACTATTTGCAGCAATACATCCTGGACAACCCAGCCAAAGCCAAATTGCGTCCGGGCGAATTCTTGTATTGGGAACGTGCGGTTTCGAATCCCCCAGAGTAG
- the hemE gene encoding uroporphyrinogen decarboxylase: MAATTNNFDGLRVAALESRRADDMTRLICKFGGEAFVSPSMREVPIEPNRAAIDFAYRIITGDISIVIVMTGVGFRYLLKATEKHVEQQRLIDALSDITTICRGPKPVAVMREFGLKPTHRVPEPNTWRELLQTIDAGIPIANQTIGIQEYGVSNTQLIAGLEARGAIAESVKVYGWEFPEDTQPLKANTLALAEGERDILLVTSAHQVVNLLRMGEELGVTDTLRDGLSKTAIVSIGPTTSDMLREHDLTVAMEPSHPKMGHLVSESAREAKRLVDEVRSQSSATRTSTSQTSVSLRADDSSLISASKTPMPAIDDHPSQSSLFMRACRGEPTPRTPVWMMRQAGRYMQEYRAVRSQQSFLELCANPKLCSEVMCTAVEKLNVDAAIIFSDLLPILVPMGFDLEFVKGDGPVIHNPVRSASDVDRVKGLDNPQDLGFVYETVKQTRADLPEGIPLIGFAGAPFTLASYAIEGGGSRQYSSTKALMRAGDGGWAALMDRLTDAIIVYLNEQVSAGAQCVQLFDSWAGCLSPGDYREFVLPWMKRILEGVTPGVPLINFATGNPELLPLLRGDRRTVVGVDWRIELDVAWKRVGHDISVQGNLDPSVLLTDAKTIRAAVQDVLNKAGGRPGHIFNLGHGVLQQTPVENAIELVKAVQELSVRDDFSAEDGGTDS; encoded by the coding sequence ATGGCTGCGACGACAAACAATTTCGATGGACTTCGCGTGGCCGCTTTGGAGAGCCGACGTGCCGACGACATGACCCGCCTGATCTGTAAATTCGGCGGTGAAGCGTTTGTCAGCCCTTCGATGCGCGAAGTCCCGATCGAGCCCAATCGGGCAGCAATTGACTTTGCCTATCGGATCATCACTGGCGATATCAGCATTGTGATCGTGATGACCGGCGTGGGGTTTCGGTACCTGCTCAAAGCCACCGAAAAACACGTCGAGCAACAGCGGCTGATCGATGCTCTCAGCGATATCACGACGATCTGTCGAGGCCCGAAACCCGTGGCGGTGATGCGCGAGTTTGGGCTGAAGCCGACTCACCGCGTGCCCGAACCGAACACCTGGCGGGAACTGTTGCAAACGATCGACGCGGGGATCCCAATCGCCAATCAGACCATCGGGATCCAAGAGTACGGGGTCAGCAACACGCAGTTGATCGCCGGCCTGGAAGCTCGCGGTGCGATCGCCGAATCGGTCAAAGTTTACGGCTGGGAATTCCCGGAAGACACACAGCCTCTGAAGGCCAACACACTGGCTCTGGCCGAGGGCGAACGAGACATCTTGCTGGTCACCAGTGCTCATCAAGTTGTCAACTTGCTTCGGATGGGCGAAGAACTGGGCGTCACCGATACGCTACGCGACGGGTTGTCCAAGACTGCCATCGTGTCGATTGGGCCCACGACCAGCGACATGTTGCGGGAGCATGATTTGACCGTTGCCATGGAACCTTCGCATCCCAAAATGGGCCACCTCGTCAGCGAGTCGGCTCGCGAAGCCAAACGTTTGGTCGACGAAGTTCGTTCGCAATCGTCCGCCACTCGAACGTCCACCTCTCAAACGTCTGTCTCTCTGCGGGCAGATGATTCCAGTCTCATTTCTGCTAGCAAGACGCCCATGCCCGCCATCGATGATCACCCGTCCCAGTCCAGTTTGTTCATGCGTGCCTGTCGCGGTGAGCCCACACCCCGCACGCCAGTTTGGATGATGCGGCAAGCCGGTCGCTACATGCAGGAGTACCGGGCTGTTCGATCGCAGCAATCGTTCTTGGAACTCTGCGCGAATCCCAAGTTGTGCAGCGAAGTGATGTGCACGGCGGTCGAAAAACTGAACGTCGATGCGGCGATCATTTTCTCGGACTTGTTGCCGATTCTGGTCCCGATGGGATTCGACTTGGAGTTCGTCAAAGGCGACGGTCCCGTGATCCACAACCCGGTTCGTTCAGCGTCGGATGTCGACCGAGTCAAAGGCCTCGACAACCCGCAGGATCTTGGGTTCGTTTACGAAACCGTCAAGCAAACGCGAGCGGACCTGCCCGAAGGGATTCCGTTGATCGGATTCGCTGGGGCTCCGTTCACGCTGGCCAGTTACGCTATCGAAGGCGGCGGCAGTCGCCAATACAGCAGCACCAAAGCTTTGATGCGGGCCGGCGATGGTGGCTGGGCCGCGCTGATGGATCGATTGACCGATGCGATCATCGTCTATCTGAATGAGCAGGTCTCCGCGGGAGCCCAGTGTGTGCAATTGTTTGACAGTTGGGCCGGTTGTTTGTCGCCAGGTGACTACCGCGAATTTGTGCTGCCGTGGATGAAACGGATCTTGGAAGGCGTGACCCCTGGCGTGCCATTGATCAACTTCGCAACCGGCAATCCTGAATTGTTGCCTTTGCTGCGTGGCGATCGTCGGACGGTGGTGGGTGTCGATTGGCGGATCGAACTGGACGTGGCCTGGAAACGCGTCGGGCATGACATCTCGGTCCAAGGCAACCTGGACCCGTCGGTGTTGTTGACCGATGCCAAGACCATTCGCGCGGCCGTGCAAGATGTTTTAAACAAGGCGGGCGGTCGTCCCGGACACATTTTCAATCTCGGGCACGGCGTGTTGCAACAAACCCCGGTTGAAAATGCGATCGAATTGGTCAAAGCCGTGCAAGAACTTTCGGTGCGAGACGATTTCTCAGCCGAGGATGGCGGAACGGATTCGTGA
- the fusA gene encoding elongation factor G: protein MVAIRFCRIAIFLCAPAPNRFPPHRLAMAADISKIRNIGIIAHIDAGKTTVTERMLYLSGAKHRVGRVDHGTTDTDDDPEEQERGITIFSACVKYAWGDYNINLLDTPGHVDFTAEVERCLRVLDGAVVVFSAREGVEAQSETVWRQADRYEVPRIVFINKMDREGASFETVFNDIGPRLGGRPVAVELPVGEGPAHVDNPFRGVIDLVDMKLLQFDPETEGKQITETELPAELADDAAIWREQMMEAVYETSEEAMALAMEEKPIPREVILAALRQGCLDRTIQPVFCGSALHGIGVQPLMTGVGNFLPSPLDRPPVEGHDPKKPNQTLSRTPDPKEPFCGLVFKILPAKTGDNYWIRIYSGELKQNSRVQCPNRDKKENIAQIWQIHATKKGRDGQVDSVGAGDICCVIGPRFAITGDTVCDTKEPIELPSIKFAETVLSMAIEPESTADRKKLEETLDMLRRQDPTFRAVDNEEIGQTIISGMGELHLEVIQHRLTRDFGLNVKFYKPRVNYRETIGGKAEIVGQCNRVVGATQMFARLKVKISPTETPSDPVVVFDRLPPDVGLPNAVRSAAIDELRDRAEGGGMIAGFPLSGVRIDVLDAEMAEEGSDEVAFRIAAGDAFESGLQAAGPVLLEPVMRVEVTTPEDYMGEIVGDLQQRRAIIASTESRGAMTVITAHAPLKEMFGYSGAVRSLSQGRAGSSMEPYGYQAAPQEDADSFQY, encoded by the coding sequence TTGGTCGCGATTCGGTTCTGCCGGATCGCGATTTTTCTTTGCGCACCCGCTCCAAACCGCTTCCCACCGCACCGACTCGCCATGGCCGCCGACATATCCAAGATTCGCAACATCGGTATCATCGCCCACATCGACGCGGGTAAAACCACCGTCACGGAGCGAATGCTCTACCTCAGCGGCGCGAAACACCGGGTCGGGCGAGTGGACCACGGCACCACCGACACCGATGACGACCCCGAAGAACAAGAACGCGGCATCACGATCTTTAGCGCCTGCGTGAAGTACGCCTGGGGCGACTACAACATCAACCTCCTCGACACGCCCGGACACGTTGACTTCACCGCCGAAGTGGAACGCTGCCTCCGAGTCCTCGACGGGGCCGTGGTGGTCTTTTCCGCGCGCGAAGGCGTGGAAGCCCAAAGTGAGACCGTCTGGCGACAGGCCGATCGCTACGAAGTCCCACGGATCGTCTTCATCAACAAGATGGACCGCGAAGGCGCCAGCTTCGAAACCGTCTTCAACGACATCGGACCACGACTCGGCGGCCGACCGGTCGCAGTGGAACTTCCCGTCGGCGAAGGCCCCGCACACGTCGACAACCCGTTCCGCGGTGTGATCGACCTGGTCGACATGAAACTGCTGCAGTTCGACCCGGAAACCGAAGGCAAACAAATCACCGAGACCGAACTGCCCGCTGAACTCGCCGACGACGCTGCAATCTGGCGAGAACAGATGATGGAGGCCGTTTACGAGACCAGCGAAGAAGCGATGGCACTCGCGATGGAAGAAAAACCCATCCCTCGAGAAGTCATCCTGGCGGCACTCCGACAAGGATGCCTGGACCGAACCATCCAACCCGTCTTCTGCGGCTCAGCACTGCACGGCATCGGCGTTCAGCCCCTGATGACAGGCGTGGGCAACTTCCTCCCCAGCCCACTGGACCGCCCGCCAGTCGAAGGCCACGACCCCAAAAAGCCCAACCAAACGCTCTCGCGAACCCCCGATCCCAAGGAGCCCTTCTGCGGGCTCGTTTTCAAGATCTTGCCCGCCAAAACGGGCGACAACTACTGGATCCGAATCTACAGCGGAGAGCTCAAACAGAACTCGCGGGTGCAATGCCCCAACCGAGACAAAAAAGAAAACATCGCCCAGATCTGGCAGATCCATGCCACCAAGAAAGGCCGCGACGGACAAGTCGACTCCGTGGGCGCGGGCGACATCTGCTGCGTGATCGGACCACGATTCGCCATCACAGGCGACACGGTTTGCGACACCAAAGAACCGATCGAACTGCCGAGCATCAAGTTCGCCGAAACAGTCCTTTCGATGGCGATCGAACCCGAGAGCACCGCCGACCGAAAGAAACTCGAAGAAACACTCGACATGCTCCGCCGACAAGACCCAACCTTCCGAGCGGTCGACAACGAAGAGATCGGCCAAACGATCATCAGCGGAATGGGCGAACTTCACCTCGAGGTCATCCAACACCGCCTGACACGCGACTTCGGGCTGAACGTCAAGTTCTACAAACCTCGCGTGAACTACCGCGAAACCATCGGTGGCAAAGCCGAAATCGTAGGCCAATGCAACCGAGTGGTTGGAGCCACACAGATGTTTGCTCGCCTGAAAGTGAAGATCAGCCCCACAGAAACCCCCTCTGACCCTGTCGTTGTGTTCGACCGACTCCCGCCTGACGTCGGCCTCCCCAACGCCGTCCGCAGTGCCGCCATCGACGAACTTCGCGACCGAGCCGAAGGCGGCGGCATGATCGCTGGCTTCCCGCTCTCGGGCGTCCGAATCGACGTGCTGGACGCCGAGATGGCCGAAGAGGGCAGTGACGAAGTTGCTTTCCGAATCGCCGCCGGCGACGCCTTCGAAAGCGGCCTGCAAGCGGCTGGCCCCGTGTTACTCGAACCCGTCATGCGAGTCGAAGTCACCACACCAGAAGACTACATGGGTGAGATCGTGGGCGACCTGCAGCAACGCCGCGCCATCATCGCCTCGACCGAAAGCCGTGGAGCAATGACCGTGATCACGGCCCATGCACCACTCAAAGAAATGTTTGGCTACTCCGGTGCCGTGCGAAGCCTCAGCCAAGGCCGAGCAGGAAGCAGCATGGAACCCTACGGCTACCAAGCAGCCCCTCAAGAAGACGCGGACAGCTTCCAGTACTAG
- the rpsG gene encoding 30S ribosomal protein S7 has product MGRITSSRSQLKGDPRHHSLLASKFINCLMLDGKKTTAQRVFYDALDEIAKRHEGEETPIEVFEAALENIKPYIEVRSKRVGGASYQVPMQVNKARQQSLAIRWILSAVRDKKGRPMALKLADELLAGFKKEGAAYTKRENTHRMADANKAFAHFAW; this is encoded by the coding sequence ATGGGACGCATCACTTCCAGCCGCTCGCAACTCAAAGGCGACCCGCGGCACCACTCGTTGCTGGCTAGCAAATTCATCAATTGCTTGATGCTGGACGGAAAGAAGACCACCGCTCAGCGAGTCTTCTACGATGCCCTGGATGAGATTGCCAAACGCCACGAAGGCGAAGAGACTCCAATCGAAGTCTTCGAAGCAGCCCTGGAAAACATCAAGCCTTACATCGAAGTTCGCAGCAAGCGAGTCGGTGGTGCCAGCTACCAGGTCCCAATGCAAGTCAACAAGGCTCGCCAACAGAGCCTCGCGATTCGCTGGATCCTGTCCGCTGTTCGCGACAAAAAGGGCCGCCCAATGGCCTTGAAACTAGCCGACGAACTGTTGGCCGGATTCAAGAAAGAAGGCGCCGCCTACACCAAACGCGAAAACACGCACCGCATGGCTGACGCCAACAAGGCATTCGCTCACTTCGCTTGGTGA
- the trmB gene encoding tRNA (guanosine(46)-N7)-methyltransferase TrmB, which produces MPRAALRKPNPALDLDFWLKTPEDLPAVINSQTLFGNDQPLEIEVGSGKGLFIQTESDRRPEHNYFGIEIARKYAAHAAARLAKRERANAKMLAGDATPLFAVTDEGKRIEDGSLEAVHVYFPDPWWKKRHRKRRVLSHDNILNFSRCLRVGGRLHFWTDVLDYFELTVELIAEIAPELGVPLPETQRESTHDLDFHTHFERRSRKMGIPVYRVCYRKRS; this is translated from the coding sequence ATGCCTCGCGCCGCCCTCCGAAAACCCAACCCCGCCTTGGACCTGGATTTCTGGCTGAAAACGCCCGAGGATTTGCCGGCGGTGATCAACAGCCAAACGCTGTTCGGCAACGATCAACCACTGGAAATCGAGGTTGGCAGCGGGAAAGGCCTGTTCATCCAGACGGAATCAGATCGGCGGCCCGAACACAATTACTTCGGGATTGAAATCGCTCGAAAATACGCCGCACACGCTGCCGCCAGACTGGCTAAACGAGAGCGAGCCAACGCGAAAATGCTGGCCGGCGACGCCACCCCGCTGTTCGCGGTGACGGACGAGGGCAAGCGAATCGAAGACGGATCGCTGGAAGCCGTTCATGTTTACTTCCCCGATCCCTGGTGGAAAAAACGGCATCGCAAACGTCGCGTCCTCAGCCACGACAACATTCTCAACTTCAGCCGCTGCCTCCGCGTCGGCGGCCGACTGCACTTCTGGACCGACGTGCTGGATTACTTTGAGCTGACCGTGGAATTGATCGCCGAAATTGCCCCCGAACTGGGCGTGCCGCTGCCGGAAACTCAGCGAGAATCGACGCACGACCTGGACTTCCACACCCACTTCGAACGTCGCAGTCGCAAGATGGGGATCCCGGTCTACCGAGTCTGCTACCGCAAGCGTTCGTGA